The proteins below are encoded in one region of Bosea sp. BIWAKO-01:
- a CDS encoding ABC transporter permease — MSTALIRSRPWMLTLAALIVLVLVNTAFQPSFVQPAVLQSNLTTFLPLALVAIGQTYVVLSGDIDLSVGAIAALVNVVTVSVIAAIGGEGMAAILVGMLAGLATALFCGLVNGLLVALLRLQAIVTTFATGIVFAGAALFVLPQAGLPVPERFWRSYGATLLGLPVVLWILLAGLAFALVFARRPFAAHLLAVGGSRVGAFQTGLRLERIRIGAFALSALFAGFAALCLTGETASGDPLLGQSLALSSISAVVLGGTALSGGSGSPVGSVLGALVLGMIGNVIFFAGLPFAWQTLVQGVIVLAALAGGVLVTRR, encoded by the coding sequence ATGAGCACGGCCCTGATCCGCAGCCGGCCCTGGATGCTGACGCTCGCCGCGCTGATCGTGCTCGTCCTGGTCAACACGGCGTTCCAGCCCTCCTTCGTCCAGCCGGCGGTGCTGCAATCGAATCTCACGACCTTCCTGCCGCTGGCGCTTGTGGCGATCGGCCAGACCTATGTCGTGCTCAGCGGCGATATCGATCTCTCGGTCGGCGCCATTGCCGCGCTCGTGAATGTGGTGACGGTCAGCGTCATCGCCGCGATCGGAGGCGAGGGGATGGCCGCCATCCTGGTCGGCATGCTGGCGGGGCTGGCGACCGCGCTGTTCTGCGGGCTCGTCAACGGCCTGCTCGTCGCGCTGCTCCGGCTCCAGGCGATCGTCACCACCTTCGCGACCGGTATCGTCTTTGCGGGCGCGGCACTCTTCGTGCTGCCGCAGGCGGGCCTGCCGGTGCCGGAGCGGTTCTGGCGCAGCTATGGCGCGACGCTGCTCGGGCTGCCGGTCGTGCTCTGGATCCTGCTGGCTGGCCTCGCCTTTGCGCTCGTCTTCGCCCGCCGGCCCTTCGCCGCGCATCTGCTGGCCGTCGGCGGCAGTCGTGTCGGCGCCTTCCAGACCGGCCTCAGGCTGGAGCGCATCCGCATCGGCGCCTTTGCCCTGTCGGCCCTGTTTGCCGGTTTCGCGGCGCTGTGCCTGACCGGGGAGACGGCGAGCGGCGATCCGCTGCTCGGACAGAGCCTCGCGCTCTCGTCGATTTCGGCCGTCGTGCTTGGCGGCACGGCGCTCTCCGGCGGCTCGGGCAGCCCGGTCGGTTCGGTGCTGGGCGCACTGGTGCTGGGTATGATCGGCAATGTCATCTTCTTCGCCGGCCTGCCCTTCGCCTGGCAGACCCTGGTCCAGGGCGTCATCGTTCTCGCGGCGCTGGCCGGCGGTGTGCTGGTGACGCGGCGATGA